A genomic region of Methanobacterium sp. SMA-27 contains the following coding sequences:
- a CDS encoding metal ABC transporter ATP-binding protein, with amino-acid sequence MNSKAIELKNVNIKFNVNPVLKDINLTIEKNDFMAIIGPNGGGKSTLLKIILGILKPDSGEVLIFGKKPEDARQLMGYLPQKVSFDHDFPIDVYHTVLSGRYRGLFKGHTKDDEIAVIKALKDMNMFDLKDRQISRLSGGQMQRVFIARAIVREPKILLMDEPMASIDPEMQNSFYSLLSRLKNKMTIILVSHDVGTVSTQVDKIACLNSTLYFHGPVEDAAEGLEELYKCPIEMITHGFPHRVLKDH; translated from the coding sequence ATGAACTCTAAGGCAATAGAATTGAAGAATGTAAATATTAAATTTAATGTAAATCCTGTACTTAAGGATATTAACCTTACAATAGAAAAAAATGATTTCATGGCCATTATAGGTCCTAATGGCGGTGGAAAAAGCACACTTCTAAAAATAATACTTGGGATACTCAAACCAGATTCAGGCGAAGTTCTAATATTTGGGAAGAAACCTGAAGATGCAAGACAATTAATGGGGTATCTACCCCAAAAAGTTTCATTTGACCATGATTTTCCAATAGATGTATATCACACTGTTCTATCTGGTAGGTACCGTGGATTATTTAAGGGACATACTAAAGATGATGAAATAGCTGTGATCAAAGCTTTAAAAGATATGAACATGTTTGACCTTAAAGATAGACAGATCAGCAGACTTTCTGGAGGACAGATGCAACGTGTTTTCATTGCACGTGCAATTGTAAGAGAACCAAAGATTCTGCTGATGGATGAACCAATGGCAAGCATTGACCCTGAAATGCAGAACTCATTTTACAGTTTATTATCAAGGCTTAAGAATAAAATGACTATTATACTGGTTAGTCACGATGTTGGAACAGTTTCAACTCAAGTGGATAAAATCGCATGTTTAAATAGTACATTATACTTCCATGGACCTGTTGAAGATGCTGCAGAAGGTCTCGAAGAGCTATATAAATGCCCAATAGAAATGATAACCCATGGATTTCCACATCGAGTACTTAAGGATCATTAA